The proteins below come from a single Treponema phagedenis genomic window:
- the pheT gene encoding phenylalanine--tRNA ligase subunit beta has product MPKIDVNEKLFFNLLGTKPDYTDFEKILTSAKAELDELPDEDAAEDERCIKIELNDTNRPDLWSTAGLARLLRIHAGGKSNAPLYESFFSTTEHSQDAEKRIVIVDKSLEKIRPFMTAFVISGKPIDEPMLLDIIQTQEKLCWNFGRKRKSFSMGVYRSDMIQWPVHYTSVDPDAVRFIPLGCENEMTCRQIISEHPKGKEYGWILKDTKRFPLLQDSKNEILSMAPIINSATIGAVKTGDTDLLVELTGNDMISLLVATNIVACDFADAGYKILPVQVQHPYETGFGKTITTPFYFQQTTSTTKQAVNKLLGSDFSVKEITAALERMDCKTKTAGDTVTLIPPAYRNDFLHEVDIIEDVMMGKTVDFFEPEVPHEFTIGRLSPVTALSRKIKTLMIGFGYQEMIFNYLGSKKDFIDRMNIPADRVIEIANPMTENYQFVRPSIIASLLSAEMVSGHAVYPHRIFEIGKIAFLCEEENTSTRTRQSLGFLSASQTANYNEAASLVAGLLYYLDAEYQVQEAADPRFIVGRQASIVHKGETIGIFGEVHPQVLSNWDITIPCFAGELDIEAFL; this is encoded by the coding sequence ATGCCTAAAATTGATGTAAATGAAAAACTTTTTTTTAACTTGCTTGGAACAAAACCGGACTACACGGATTTTGAAAAAATATTAACCTCGGCAAAGGCGGAGCTTGATGAGCTTCCCGATGAAGACGCCGCAGAGGATGAGCGCTGCATTAAAATAGAATTAAACGATACAAACAGACCGGACCTTTGGTCTACCGCCGGACTTGCCCGTCTTTTGCGCATTCATGCGGGCGGAAAATCAAATGCGCCCCTGTACGAAAGCTTTTTTTCCACAACGGAGCACAGCCAAGACGCTGAAAAAAGAATCGTCATTGTCGACAAAAGTTTGGAAAAGATCCGCCCCTTTATGACCGCCTTTGTCATTTCCGGCAAACCGATTGACGAACCGATGCTTTTAGACATAATCCAAACGCAGGAAAAACTTTGTTGGAATTTCGGCAGAAAGCGAAAATCATTTTCTATGGGCGTATATCGGTCGGATATGATTCAATGGCCGGTGCATTACACTTCGGTTGACCCCGACGCTGTGCGTTTTATCCCGCTCGGCTGCGAAAACGAAATGACCTGCCGGCAAATTATCAGCGAACATCCGAAAGGCAAAGAATACGGATGGATTTTAAAAGACACCAAACGATTCCCGCTCTTACAGGACTCAAAAAACGAGATACTTTCAATGGCGCCGATTATTAACAGCGCAACAATCGGTGCGGTAAAAACCGGCGATACCGATTTACTGGTCGAGCTCACCGGAAACGACATGATTTCTCTTTTGGTGGCAACCAATATTGTCGCCTGCGATTTTGCCGACGCCGGCTACAAAATACTGCCGGTTCAGGTTCAGCACCCGTACGAAACAGGCTTCGGAAAAACAATTACCACGCCTTTTTATTTTCAGCAAACAACAAGCACCACAAAACAGGCGGTAAACAAACTCCTCGGCTCGGACTTTTCCGTAAAAGAAATCACGGCGGCGCTTGAGCGCATGGATTGCAAAACAAAAACTGCGGGCGACACTGTTACGCTTATTCCGCCTGCGTACCGAAACGACTTTTTACACGAAGTTGACATTATCGAAGACGTAATGATGGGAAAAACCGTCGACTTTTTTGAGCCCGAAGTTCCGCACGAATTCACCATCGGCAGGCTCAGCCCCGTTACCGCCTTGAGCAGAAAAATTAAAACCCTGATGATAGGCTTCGGCTATCAGGAAATGATTTTTAACTACCTTGGCTCAAAAAAAGATTTTATCGACAGAATGAATATCCCCGCCGATAGAGTTATCGAAATTGCAAACCCGATGACCGAAAACTATCAGTTTGTACGCCCTTCGATCATCGCCAGCCTGCTGTCGGCGGAAATGGTATCCGGACATGCCGTATATCCGCACCGGATCTTCGAAATCGGAAAAATCGCCTTTCTCTGCGAAGAAGAAAACACCAGCACGCGCACCCGCCAAAGCCTCGGCTTTTTATCCGCTTCCCAAACCGCAAACTACAACGAAGCGGCAAGCCTCGTCGCCGGACTGCTCTACTACCTTGACGCCGAATATCAGGTACAGGAAGCAGCCGACCCCCGCTTTATCGTCGGGCGACAGGCAAGCATCGTGCACAAAGGCGAAACAATCGGCATCTTCGGCGAAGTACACCCGCAAGTACTGTCCAACTGGGACATCACCATTCCCTGCTTTGCCGGCGAACTTGACATAGAAGCCTTTCTGTAA
- a CDS encoding leucine-rich repeat domain-containing protein, whose amino-acid sequence MKSCFWKRATMLTVLMVPIFFAGCPIIPVCNENTCLEKSEIIVTEISVFEIKLSIKTSDGSSRKVFINGIEKEEIPGNDQNPVVYGAPFCAELIIKDPDNKIQALTCSYTNLIRLDASVMVKLQKLDCSGRQLTTLKLNGCTALKELTCSGNPALESSLPQILAAVPNLQTLHCYRNKLTSLDISMLPALQKLDCSGNQLTLAAFKQLFNNLPDRTGKPSGIAVLYDDYYDNNDKTCTSLPEFTATKNKNWIFYKNYSLNDENKL is encoded by the coding sequence ATGAAAAGCTGCTTTTGGAAACGGGCAACAATGCTTACCGTTCTCATGGTGCCGATATTTTTTGCCGGTTGCCCGATAATACCAGTGTGCAACGAGAATACATGTCTTGAAAAGTCCGAAATAATCGTAACAGAAATATCCGTTTTTGAGATCAAACTGTCAATAAAAACATCGGACGGCAGTTCGCGAAAAGTGTTTATTAACGGTATTGAAAAGGAGGAAATACCGGGAAATGACCAAAATCCGGTAGTGTACGGGGCTCCTTTCTGTGCGGAGTTGATTATTAAAGATCCGGATAATAAAATACAAGCATTGACTTGTTCTTACACAAACTTGATTAGACTGGATGCAAGCGTTATGGTAAAGTTACAAAAGCTGGATTGTAGCGGCAGGCAACTTACAACTCTGAAACTAAACGGTTGTACTGCCTTGAAAGAACTGACTTGTTCCGGGAATCCAGCTCTCGAATCGTCTCTGCCTCAGATATTGGCTGCGGTGCCGAATTTACAAACGCTGCATTGCTATCGGAACAAATTAACGTCTCTCGATATAAGTATGCTGCCTGCCCTGCAAAAACTGGACTGCTCGGGCAATCAATTGACGCTTGCGGCATTTAAACAACTCTTTAATAATTTGCCTGACCGAACGGGAAAACCTTCAGGTATCGCAGTGTTGTATGATGACTACTATGACAACAATGATAAAACCTGCACGAGTCTGCCGGAATTCACGGCTACAAAAAATAAAAACTGGATCTTTTATAAAAATTATAGTTTGAATGATGAGAACAAACTATAA
- a CDS encoding META domain-containing protein, whose product MKKYQCIMFSMVLIPLVLGSCRSTGQYTDSKVKKISSFETDFTQNIWLLAGYRSEQGFIPLEPEHGSFGKIKFESDGKFSATSGVNLGNGSWKKGKKVSENLYALSLGTIGVTRMAAENEISAKFDSDFFTLLGKTAYIQFEADGFKLLDEKQEQLLYFIFSQNNAIW is encoded by the coding sequence ATGAAAAAATATCAATGTATTATGTTTTCGATGGTATTAATACCCCTTGTTTTAGGCTCATGCCGGAGCACCGGGCAGTACACAGACTCAAAAGTTAAAAAAATTTCTTCGTTTGAGACTGATTTTACTCAAAACATTTGGTTGTTGGCCGGTTACCGCAGTGAACAAGGTTTTATCCCGCTGGAGCCCGAACACGGCTCTTTCGGAAAAATTAAGTTTGAATCAGATGGGAAATTTTCCGCTACAAGCGGAGTAAACCTTGGCAACGGTTCTTGGAAAAAAGGAAAAAAAGTTTCCGAGAATCTATACGCTCTTTCACTGGGCACTATCGGTGTAACAAGAATGGCGGCGGAAAATGAAATAAGCGCAAAATTTGACAGCGATTTTTTTACCCTCCTGGGGAAAACAGCTTATATTCAGTTTGAAGCGGATGGTTTTAAACTTTTGGATGAGAAGCAAGAACAGCTTCTTTATTTTATTTTCTCGCAAAATAACGCTATCTGGTAA
- a CDS encoding D-alanine--D-alanine ligase family protein, with product MNIAIMYGGKSSEHEVSLVSATSIVRNINSLHTIHLIGITKQGTWFLQNQDELMRIRSDEQAVLQIHTAAENQVSIIPGGGTKGALKVGQRFLETDVIFPVLHGSFGEDGTIQGLFEMAELPYVGCGVLASSLSMDKEKTKNLCQAAGLPIVPFFTVRKNTWDIQSERDLLIQEIEKELDYPLFVKPCRAGSSVGAGIAKDKNELLSRAEEAFSWDYKILVEAYIPAREIECSVTGNETCIAYTPGEIIPSHSFYDYEAKYTDPDGAILKIPAEITDDERKTIREIAMKAYKTLDLSGFARVDFFIDKKTKKIYLNEINTIPGFTSISMFPKMCAASGLPYPDLITLLLQLAIERFDSERKLKTSRGK from the coding sequence ATGAATATTGCAATTATGTATGGCGGAAAGTCAAGTGAACATGAGGTTTCTTTGGTTTCCGCAACTTCCATTGTAAGGAATATAAATAGCCTTCACACCATACATTTAATCGGTATCACAAAACAGGGAACATGGTTTTTGCAGAACCAAGATGAGCTTATGAGAATTCGCTCCGATGAACAAGCAGTTCTTCAAATACATACCGCTGCCGAAAATCAAGTGTCGATTATTCCCGGCGGCGGTACAAAAGGAGCACTTAAAGTCGGGCAGCGCTTTTTGGAAACAGATGTCATATTTCCCGTTTTACACGGTTCTTTCGGAGAGGACGGTACTATTCAAGGGCTTTTCGAGATGGCGGAATTACCGTATGTGGGCTGCGGTGTCCTTGCAAGCAGCCTTTCCATGGATAAGGAGAAAACAAAAAATCTTTGTCAAGCGGCGGGATTACCGATTGTGCCTTTTTTTACCGTCAGAAAAAACACCTGGGATATTCAAAGCGAAAGAGACCTGCTCATACAAGAAATTGAAAAAGAGCTTGATTATCCGCTTTTTGTAAAGCCGTGTCGCGCCGGCAGCTCCGTCGGAGCGGGAATCGCAAAAGATAAAAACGAACTGCTTTCGCGCGCTGAAGAAGCCTTTAGCTGGGATTATAAAATACTGGTAGAGGCCTATATTCCCGCGCGAGAAATTGAGTGTTCGGTTACCGGGAATGAAACCTGTATTGCCTATACTCCCGGCGAAATTATTCCTTCACATAGCTTTTATGATTACGAAGCAAAGTATACCGATCCTGACGGGGCTATTCTTAAAATACCGGCGGAAATTACCGACGATGAACGAAAGACAATCAGAGAAATTGCTATGAAAGCATATAAAACCTTAGACCTTTCGGGATTTGCCCGTGTAGATTTTTTTATTGATAAAAAAACAAAAAAAATATACCTCAATGAAATAAATACTATTCCGGGGTTTACCTCAATTTCAATGTTCCCGAAAATGTGTGCCGCTTCGGGACTCCCTTATCCCGACCTTATTACCTTGTTGCTGCAACTGGCAATTGAGCGTTTTGATTCCGAACGCAAATTGAAAACAAGTAGGGGTAAATAA
- a CDS encoding sulfite exporter TauE/SafE family protein, whose translation MQLSFWAMSFLCFFVFLAGFVDSAAGGGGLISLPAFFFVGVPTHHAIGCNKFSAACGTTFSAFRFFTHKALDWKVAGISAIFSFFTSFLGTKLALKIDPITLKTVFIIVLPIVAVFLLLKRNFGSENKSFEIPQKKAFILAGGIGSVIGFYDGLIGPGTGTFAIIAYSMWMKYDLKNASGNAKILNLASNYASVIAVILSNKVIYSIALPVAVCNIIGNYLGSGFALKKGAAFIRPLMIIVILLLFGKIFFDVFGSMIF comes from the coding sequence ATGCAATTATCTTTTTGGGCAATGAGTTTTTTATGTTTTTTTGTGTTTCTTGCGGGTTTTGTTGACTCGGCGGCAGGCGGCGGCGGATTAATTTCGCTTCCCGCTTTCTTTTTTGTCGGAGTTCCTACGCATCATGCCATCGGCTGTAATAAATTTTCCGCAGCCTGCGGAACAACTTTTTCTGCCTTCCGGTTTTTTACACACAAGGCTTTGGACTGGAAAGTAGCCGGAATATCCGCGATTTTCTCTTTCTTCACCTCATTTCTCGGAACAAAGTTGGCATTAAAAATTGATCCGATTACACTTAAAACCGTTTTTATCATCGTCCTGCCGATAGTCGCCGTTTTTCTTTTGCTTAAGCGCAATTTCGGCAGCGAAAATAAATCCTTTGAAATTCCGCAAAAAAAAGCATTTATACTTGCAGGGGGTATCGGTTCGGTAATCGGTTTTTACGACGGACTTATCGGTCCCGGAACGGGCACTTTTGCAATCATCGCGTATTCAATGTGGATGAAATACGATTTAAAAAACGCTTCCGGAAATGCAAAAATACTTAATCTTGCATCAAACTATGCGTCTGTGATTGCCGTTATATTAAGTAATAAGGTAATTTATTCTATTGCCCTGCCGGTAGCGGTTTGCAATATTATCGGAAATTATTTGGGATCCGGTTTTGCCCTTAAAAAAGGCGCAGCCTTTATTCGCCCGCTGATGATTATCGTTATTCTTTTGCTCTTCGGCAAAATCTTTTTTGATGTATTCGGCAGTATGATTTTTTAA
- a CDS encoding DUF1284 domain-containing protein gives MGNTATIRPHHILCTRAFRGKGYSDDFLHTMRNIIERIKKERIVTIIYGGDTICSACPRYSDGKCETEAKVQNIDKNVIHFLGIEQRRYSYDEIDKIIAQKFTKPVFESICAQCEWKQQNICTYEDVIRPFV, from the coding sequence ATGGGAAATACGGCAACTATCAGACCGCACCATATTTTGTGTACACGTGCATTTCGAGGCAAAGGCTATTCGGATGATTTCTTGCATACTATGCGCAATATCATCGAACGCATAAAAAAAGAGCGGATAGTTACCATCATATACGGCGGTGATACTATCTGCTCCGCTTGCCCGCGGTATTCAGATGGGAAATGCGAAACCGAAGCAAAAGTCCAAAACATCGACAAAAATGTTATACATTTTCTCGGAATTGAACAAAGACGGTATTCCTATGACGAAATTGACAAAATAATTGCACAAAAATTCACAAAACCGGTGTTTGAGTCAATATGCGCACAATGCGAATGGAAACAGCAAAACATCTGCACATACGAGGATGTCATACGCCCTTTTGTATAA
- a CDS encoding ABC transporter ATP-binding protein, producing the protein MAKKEKKPSRLKTIKPYIGNKKGFLVLSLVMSALSAICTIMPMYYIWKIIQELIVNAKNISVGAIGTNAIMAIIFAAVSIVLYFFAVLFSHLMAFEVEENIIKVSMQTIMKKPLGFFDTVESGRVRKVIVDGAAETHSYLAHQLPDLAGTLVSPIVLLVLFIIFDYRLGLASLLPLILGMACMSQMSSPKAQALRKDYYESLAAMSSEAVEYVRSIPVVKVFAQSIESFKRFYKSIIEYDKFVRSICLLWKNIMPAYEAIVFSTAFFVVPIALILINGGADIGMILSNCIIFFLVGPTFGSLVMRSAFLFSYGEKAVLSIEKIENMLKYDELEYGSVNDKPLKAELEFKNISFAYSGEAGKVLDNISFHVKEGETYALVGQSGGGKTTIARLASRFWDPDEGEVVFGGRNIKDYTKEALMKNVSFVFQNSKLFKMSIRDNLKLAKKDATDDELKEALRKASALDIVENLEKGLDTIIGTKGTYLSGGETQRIAIARAILKDAPLILLDEATAFADPENEHIIQKSFKELAKGKTTLMIAHRLSSVVDADRILVISGGKIIEEGSHEELLQKGAVYKSMWDEYKKSVDWKIGEKSGVQK; encoded by the coding sequence ATGGCGAAGAAAGAAAAAAAGCCATCGAGATTAAAAACGATTAAACCGTATATCGGGAATAAAAAAGGTTTTTTGGTTTTGTCGTTGGTGATGTCCGCACTATCGGCAATATGTACGATTATGCCAATGTATTATATATGGAAGATTATTCAAGAGCTTATAGTGAATGCAAAGAATATCAGTGTTGGGGCAATTGGGACAAACGCAATAATGGCGATTATATTTGCGGCTGTCTCGATTGTGCTGTACTTTTTTGCAGTTTTATTTTCGCATTTAATGGCATTTGAAGTTGAAGAAAACATTATTAAGGTTTCCATGCAAACCATTATGAAAAAGCCCTTGGGTTTTTTTGATACAGTTGAAAGCGGACGCGTGCGAAAAGTTATTGTAGACGGTGCTGCGGAAACCCATTCGTATTTGGCACACCAGCTGCCGGACTTAGCGGGAACCTTGGTGAGCCCGATAGTCCTATTGGTATTGTTTATTATTTTTGATTATCGATTGGGTTTGGCAAGCCTTTTGCCTTTAATTTTGGGAATGGCATGTATGTCGCAAATGAGCTCTCCAAAGGCACAGGCACTTCGAAAGGACTATTACGAATCGCTTGCAGCCATGAGCAGCGAAGCGGTTGAATATGTGCGCAGTATTCCGGTAGTTAAAGTTTTCGCACAGTCGATAGAATCTTTTAAGCGCTTCTATAAATCAATCATTGAATATGATAAATTTGTAAGGTCTATCTGTCTTTTATGGAAAAACATTATGCCTGCTTACGAAGCAATTGTTTTTAGTACGGCATTTTTTGTTGTTCCGATTGCGCTTATTTTAATTAATGGCGGTGCAGACATCGGCATGATTTTATCAAACTGTATTATCTTCTTTTTAGTCGGACCTACTTTCGGCAGTCTTGTAATGCGCAGTGCTTTTTTATTCAGCTATGGGGAAAAAGCGGTTTTGAGTATTGAAAAAATTGAAAACATGCTAAAGTATGATGAATTGGAGTACGGAAGCGTAAACGATAAACCGCTAAAGGCTGAATTGGAATTTAAAAATATTTCTTTTGCATACAGCGGAGAAGCAGGGAAGGTTTTAGATAATATAAGCTTTCATGTTAAAGAAGGCGAAACCTATGCGCTTGTCGGCCAGAGCGGCGGAGGTAAAACAACAATTGCACGGCTTGCATCGCGGTTTTGGGATCCCGATGAAGGCGAGGTAGTTTTTGGCGGTCGAAACATAAAGGATTACACAAAAGAAGCCTTGATGAAAAATGTTTCCTTTGTTTTTCAAAACTCAAAATTATTTAAAATGAGCATTCGGGATAATCTTAAACTTGCAAAAAAAGATGCTACCGATGATGAATTAAAAGAAGCATTGCGAAAAGCGAGCGCACTCGATATTGTGGAAAATCTTGAAAAAGGACTTGATACAATAATCGGTACAAAGGGAACGTATTTATCCGGAGGAGAAACGCAGCGCATTGCAATTGCGCGGGCAATTTTAAAAGACGCCCCGCTTATCTTATTGGATGAGGCTACCGCATTCGCAGATCCGGAAAACGAACACATTATTCAAAAGTCGTTTAAAGAATTAGCAAAGGGCAAAACAACCTTAATGATTGCGCATCGCCTTTCGTCGGTTGTAGATGCGGATAGAATTTTGGTTATCTCCGGCGGCAAGATTATTGAAGAAGGTAGCCACGAAGAATTACTACAAAAAGGTGCAGTTTATAAATCAATGTGGGATGAATATAAAAAATCTGTCGATTGGAAAATCGGAGAAAAAAGCGGGGTGCAAAAATGA
- a CDS encoding Dps family protein has product MNKITERLSKHVADLGVLYVKLHNYHWHVEGMKFSTIHALTEGYYDEVTEAFDTIAERILQLGETAPASMGEYLKLAGIQEETAKKFTETEVVSKVKADFIYLAKELQETRIMAADSNDSTTDAILADIIQNLEKAVWMLGAMLK; this is encoded by the coding sequence ATGAACAAAATTACTGAACGATTAAGTAAACACGTAGCCGATTTAGGAGTTTTATATGTAAAATTACATAATTACCATTGGCATGTTGAGGGCATGAAGTTTTCAACCATCCATGCGTTGACCGAAGGATATTATGACGAAGTAACAGAAGCCTTTGATACCATCGCCGAGCGTATTTTGCAGCTTGGAGAAACTGCGCCTGCTTCTATGGGTGAGTACCTAAAACTCGCAGGGATTCAAGAAGAGACTGCGAAAAAATTTACCGAAACCGAAGTTGTTTCAAAGGTAAAAGCTGATTTTATATATCTTGCAAAAGAGCTACAGGAAACACGCATCATGGCGGCTGATTCCAATGACTCCACAACGGATGCAATTCTTGCGGATATTATCCAAAATCTAGAAAAAGCTGTTTGGATGCTTGGAGCAATGCTTAAATAA
- a CDS encoding AAA family ATPase gives MKKIITISREFGSGGRELARRLSEELTIAYYDREIITEIAKQTELSESYVQQIVETDSVISFPIHVARSFYVLPDPLEEQNREIFAAQHRIIKEMAEKSDCVIVGRCSDFILKEYRPFRIFVYADMESKIQRCKERTSETDLSDSALKKEILKIDKNRAWYYKFYTRQIWGDRLNYDLCINTGGKDIKKIAVSISKFL, from the coding sequence ATGAAAAAGATTATTACTATTAGCCGTGAATTCGGAAGCGGCGGGCGTGAATTAGCGCGACGGTTGTCGGAAGAACTTACTATTGCCTACTATGATCGAGAAATTATAACGGAAATTGCAAAACAAACGGAACTATCGGAGAGTTATGTTCAGCAAATTGTAGAAACCGACTCGGTTATTTCTTTTCCTATTCATGTCGCCAGAAGCTTTTATGTATTGCCCGATCCCCTCGAAGAACAAAACCGCGAAATTTTTGCGGCACAGCATCGTATTATTAAAGAGATGGCGGAAAAATCTGATTGCGTTATTGTAGGCAGATGCTCGGATTTTATTCTTAAGGAGTATCGGCCTTTCCGTATATTTGTATATGCTGATATGGAATCAAAAATTCAGCGCTGCAAAGAAAGAACTTCCGAAACAGACCTGTCAGACTCTGCTTTGAAAAAAGAAATTTTAAAAATCGATAAGAACCGTGCATGGTATTATAAATTTTATACGCGCCAAATCTGGGGGGATCGTCTTAATTACGATCTCTGTATAAATACCGGCGGAAAGGATATTAAAAAGATAGCAGTATCAATTTCAAAGTTTTTGTAA
- a CDS encoding integrase core domain-containing protein: MRQLGAGVIVHSDAGGQFTSIAYKQTLRKFRAIQSMSDVGKCYDNARMESFFATLKKELLYRIDTTKMMREQVKTLVWQYTMVYYNRKRISTVNEDGLPPTLYRLKVTKKKNGVA; encoded by the coding sequence ATGAGGCAGCTTGGAGCCGGAGTCATAGTTCACAGTGATGCCGGAGGCCAATTTACAAGCATAGCGTATAAACAAACGCTTAGAAAATTCAGAGCTATCCAAAGCATGAGTGATGTTGGAAAATGTTATGACAATGCGCGCATGGAAAGTTTTTTTGCAACACTAAAGAAAGAACTTTTATATAGAATCGATACAACAAAGATGATGCGGGAACAAGTGAAAACGCTTGTATGGCAATACACCATGGTCTATTACAACCGGAAAAGAATCAGTACGGTCAATGAGGATGGTTTACCGCCGACACTGTATCGGCTGAAAGTCACAAAGAAAAAGAATGGAGTGGCTTGA
- a CDS encoding alpha/beta hydrolase family protein gives MSIYTNQNIIEEKIVINGIPCLRFYPSETSGFAQPFPSIIYYHGWSSEKNKQRILGYVFANLGYQILVADAMHHGERDRFKNYDETLNNFFLPTIMQNLAEFPILQKYLIDNCKADKNRIAVAGHSMGGYTTAGIFTHNHTVKTALVFNGACNWQGAVRETEEKYKDRGVHIVFDAAARQADPANNIEKIINRPLFLLHGMSDSFVSYKVQKQFYDTLQPKYADTSKIKLMSIERMDHYISIQMLDEAIDWLQKEFLQDG, from the coding sequence ATGAGTATTTATACTAATCAAAATATAATAGAAGAAAAAATTGTTATTAACGGAATTCCCTGTCTAAGATTTTATCCTTCTGAAACAAGCGGTTTTGCTCAACCGTTTCCTTCAATTATTTATTATCACGGATGGTCTTCGGAAAAAAATAAACAGAGAATTCTCGGATATGTTTTTGCAAATTTAGGATATCAGATACTTGTAGCGGATGCAATGCATCATGGTGAACGGGATCGGTTTAAAAACTATGACGAAACGCTGAATAATTTCTTTTTGCCGACCATTATGCAAAACCTTGCGGAATTTCCCATACTGCAAAAATATTTGATTGATAATTGTAAGGCGGATAAAAACAGAATTGCGGTTGCCGGGCATTCAATGGGCGGATACACAACTGCGGGAATTTTTACGCATAATCATACGGTAAAAACCGCCCTTGTATTTAACGGAGCGTGTAACTGGCAAGGCGCTGTGCGGGAAACCGAAGAAAAGTACAAAGATCGGGGAGTGCATATCGTATTTGATGCAGCGGCACGGCAAGCGGATCCGGCAAATAATATCGAAAAAATTATTAATCGTCCATTATTTCTTTTACACGGGATGAGTGACAGTTTTGTTTCGTATAAAGTGCAAAAACAGTTTTACGATACACTGCAGCCGAAATATGCTGATACATCGAAAATAAAACTAATGAGCATTGAAAGAATGGATCATTATATCAGTATTCAAATGCTTGATGAAGCAATTGATTGGCTGCAAAAAGAATTTTTGCAAGATGGTTAA
- a CDS encoding nickel/cobalt transporter gives MKRCIGFLVIVFFSIGVSSANPFFGTDNSPAPVQAGKPSDGIAVMQERLQGLLGDHILEWSKTNSMQALFAVLAISFLYGFIHALGPGHRKTVVFSFYLGRTAPIWEPFLTSSVLVLLHSIVSIVLLYIFRGVSGAVSAQSNTAAIYMEGITYILLIVLAVFSILHILSHMFPRIFPHRIFGFGCNETSCGCHEHTHSDDCDSHAHAGECGKTHAHSNVKECDHAHDNKPAEDDKRALLTEAGKKKALFKGQYDRISNIQWATLLLSGLFPCPAALLVMILVVSLDAVGLGLVAVLCISLGMSLPIMAAAYLAWAGRAGFFYKLQANEKIVNHITSILGLISYSLLLLFCLYAAWPFMKSLVI, from the coding sequence ATGAAGCGTTGTATCGGATTTTTAGTGATTGTTTTTTTTAGCATCGGGGTTTCTTCGGCAAATCCTTTTTTCGGCACGGATAATTCTCCGGCGCCTGTGCAGGCGGGAAAGCCGTCGGATGGAATTGCGGTTATGCAGGAGCGGCTGCAGGGCTTGCTGGGCGATCATATTTTGGAATGGAGTAAAACCAATTCAATGCAAGCGCTGTTTGCCGTGCTTGCAATTTCGTTTTTATACGGCTTTATCCACGCGCTCGGTCCGGGGCATCGGAAAACAGTGGTTTTTTCTTTTTATCTCGGGAGGACCGCGCCGATATGGGAGCCTTTTCTTACTTCTTCCGTGCTGGTTCTTTTACATAGCATTGTTTCTATTGTGCTTTTATATATTTTCAGAGGAGTTTCGGGGGCTGTTTCGGCGCAAAGCAATACCGCCGCAATCTATATGGAAGGCATTACCTATATTTTGCTTATCGTATTAGCTGTTTTTTCAATTTTGCATATTCTTTCACATATGTTTCCGCGTATTTTTCCGCATCGTATTTTCGGCTTCGGGTGTAACGAAACTTCTTGCGGGTGCCATGAACACACCCATTCTGATGATTGCGACTCTCATGCGCATGCAGGCGAATGCGGAAAAACTCACGCACACTCAAACGTAAAAGAGTGCGACCATGCACATGATAATAAACCTGCAGAAGATGATAAGCGGGCGCTGCTAACGGAAGCCGGAAAAAAGAAGGCATTGTTTAAAGGGCAGTACGACAGAATTTCCAATATCCAATGGGCGACGCTTTTGCTAAGCGGGCTTTTTCCCTGCCCCGCCGCATTGTTGGTAATGATCCTTGTTGTAAGCCTTGATGCGGTCGGACTCGGTTTGGTTGCGGTACTGTGTATTTCTTTAGGAATGAGTTTACCGATTATGGCGGCGGCGTATCTTGCCTGGGCGGGAAGAGCGGGTTTTTTTTATAAATTACAAGCAAATGAAAAAATTGTAAATCATATTACCTCGATCTTGGGATTGATTTCTTATAGCTTGCTATTGCTGTTTTGTTTATACGCCGCATGGCCCTTTATGAAGAGTTTAGTTATCTGA